The window CTCGCCGGAGCACTCCTACCTGCCCGGTCCGGACGACATCTACGTGTCGGCCGACTTGGTGCGCCGCCATCACCTCGAGACCGGGGACGTCCTCTCCGGGCCGCTGCGCCAGCCGCGCCGCGCCGAGAAGTACTTCGCGATGATGGAGGTGGAGGAGATCCACGACATCCCGGCGGCCTCGGTGCTGCGGAAGAAGAAGTTCGAGGAACTGACGCCGTGGCACCCGGACGTCGCGCTGCGGATGGAAACGACGCGCGACAACCTCTCCGGGCGGGTGATCGATCTCCTCGCGCCGATCGGCATGGGGCAGCGCGGGCTGATCGTCGCCCCGCCGC is drawn from bacterium and contains these coding sequences:
- a CDS encoding Rho termination factor N-terminal domain-containing protein → MKVQELKALSIGRLIRMARSHGVEGVSQARRQELLHRIVADSLRKGETVVSRGVLELLPEGYGFLRSPEHSYLPGPDDIYVSADLVRRHHLETGDVLSGPLRQPRRAEKYFAMMEVEEIHDIPAASVLRKKKFEELTPWHPDVALRMETTRDNLSGRVIDLLAPIGMGQRGLIVAPPRTGKTMFLQTIAHAVAENHPDVTLMVLLIDERPEEVTDMQRTVRG